The following proteins are encoded in a genomic region of Candidatus Hydrogenedentota bacterium:
- a CDS encoding alpha/beta hydrolase, translated as MNTFDRYRGQSAYTVVLLHGHGLNRTYFRPLCDRLRGDGISHVALDLPGYGFARDIDCGNYAAIADYIQRIVDGEHLDNIVFAGYSYGGFISLLMNARMPDRVKGLVLMASSYEISVRTLRLSFVLTRFPLYTAINEACWLKWKDGRMDYDLGAVSECAGNCEMVVHSSIATHRANMLKNADIMKKESLREYVHRVHVPTLIIQPSRCQFFSRYSYDYLAHNIRGSRRVAVNAPHNIASAWDEVHAAMRAFLDELK; from the coding sequence ATGAATACCTTCGACCGCTATCGCGGCCAGTCGGCGTATACCGTCGTCTTGCTGCATGGGCATGGCCTGAACCGGACCTATTTCCGCCCGTTGTGCGATCGCCTGCGCGGGGACGGGATCAGTCACGTGGCCCTTGATTTGCCGGGCTACGGGTTTGCGCGGGATATTGACTGCGGGAATTACGCCGCCATTGCGGATTACATCCAGCGCATCGTGGACGGCGAACATCTCGACAACATCGTGTTCGCGGGATACAGTTACGGCGGGTTCATCTCGCTGTTGATGAACGCCCGCATGCCTGATCGCGTCAAGGGACTGGTCCTGATGGCGTCCTCCTACGAGATTTCGGTCCGAACATTGCGGCTGTCGTTTGTCCTGACGCGCTTTCCGCTCTACACGGCCATCAACGAGGCGTGCTGGCTCAAATGGAAAGACGGACGAATGGACTACGATCTGGGCGCGGTGTCCGAGTGCGCGGGCAACTGCGAGATGGTCGTCCATTCCTCCATCGCGACCCATCGCGCGAACATGCTCAAAAACGCGGATATCATGAAAAAAGAGTCGCTGCGGGAGTACGTTCACCGGGTCCACGTGCCGACGCTGATTATCCAGCCCTCGCGCTGCCAGTTCTTCTCGCGATATTCCTACGACTACCTTGCACACAACATCCGCGGTTCGCGCCGCGTCGCCGTCAATGCGCCGCACAATATAGCGTCCGCCTGGGACGAAGTTCATGCCGCGATGCGCGCGTTTCTAGACGAGCTGAAATAA